The Erpetoichthys calabaricus chromosome 5, fErpCal1.3, whole genome shotgun sequence genome has a segment encoding these proteins:
- the ppp1r3b gene encoding protein phosphatase 1 regulatory subunit 3B isoform X1, giving the protein MSSMRWVKFVPLLLQLATVPLDAAFIMATVSDAELKQQRLWSSVFGYFPHKSTMPVDLAMPLYLTSEDFLYKRGPKLAKPLRPCIHPSPPVEVKQQEPNNHSGRECKVKKQVSFADNKGFSLTMVKIFSEFDDPIDIPANIQELIDKVVNLSVEEHENWRLEFAQPSADYLAFRQRLETDYVCLENCMLKDKALVGTVKVKNLAFEKSVKVRITFDAWKSFTDVECPYVKDTYTGSDRDTFSFEISLPEKIQQPDRIEFAICYECKGKSFWDSNLGQNYKIVRSMLNISSEHKAGDDQSSGFSDLGILFDQYGSPRCSYGIFPEWPSYAGYEKIGPYY; this is encoded by the exons ATGAGTAGTATGCGATGGGTAAAGTTTGTTCCTCTCCTGCTGCAGCTTGCAACAGTTCCGCTGGATGCTGCATTTATCATGGCGACTGTAAGCGACGCGGAACTGAAACAGCAGCGGCTGTGGAGCAG TGTGTTTGGTTATTTTCCTCATAAGTCGACCATGCCAGTTGACCTGGCCATGCCTTTGTACTTAACCAGTGAGGACTTCCTTTATAAAAGAGGCCCAAAGCTTGCCAAACCCCTGCGACCATGCATTCACCCAAGCCCTCCTGTGGAAGTGAAGCAACAAGAGCCTAACAATCACTCAGGAAGAGAATGTAAAGTGAAAAAGCAAGTATCCTTTGCTGATAACAAGGGATTTTCCCTCACCATGGTAAAGATCTTCTCAGAATTTGACGACCCGATTGATATCCCTGCCAACATTCAGGAACTAATTGATAAAGTGGTCAATCTGTCGGTGGAAGAGCATGAAAACTGGCGTTTGGAATTTGCTCAACCCTCTGCTGATTATTTGGCTTTCAGGCAGAGGCTGGAGACTGATTATGTCTGCTTAGAGAACTGTATGCTAAAAGATAAAGCTTTGGTGGGTACAGTGAAAGTGAAGAACCTGGCCTTTGAAAAATCTGTCAAAGTACGGATCACCTTTGACGCTTGGAAAAGCTTCACTGATGTAGAATGTCCATATGTTAAGGATACCTACACTGGTTCTGACAGAGACACATTTTCCTTTGAGATAAGCTTACCTGAAAAGATTCAACAGCCTGACAGAATTGAGTTTGCCATCTGTTACGAGTGTAAGGGGAAAAGCTTTTGGGACAGCAACCTTGGCCAAAACTATAAAATTGTTCGGTCCATGCTAAATATATCCTCTGAACATAAAGCCGGTGATGACCAGTCTAGTGGGTTTTCTGACCTGGGCATTCTGTTTGACCAGTATGGCAGCCCAAGGTGTTCATATGGCATATTCCCCGAATGGCCTAGTTATGCTGGGTATGAAAAGATAGGGCcctattattaa
- the ppp1r3b gene encoding protein phosphatase 1 regulatory subunit 3B isoform X3 — translation MPVDLAMPLYLTSEDFLYKRGPKLAKPLRPCIHPSPPVEVKQQEPNNHSGRECKVKKQVSFADNKGFSLTMVKIFSEFDDPIDIPANIQELIDKVVNLSVEEHENWRLEFAQPSADYLAFRQRLETDYVCLENCMLKDKALVGTVKVKNLAFEKSVKVRITFDAWKSFTDVECPYVKDTYTGSDRDTFSFEISLPEKIQQPDRIEFAICYECKGKSFWDSNLGQNYKIVRSMLNISSEHKAGDDQSSGFSDLGILFDQYGSPRCSYGIFPEWPSYAGYEKIGPYY, via the coding sequence ATGCCAGTTGACCTGGCCATGCCTTTGTACTTAACCAGTGAGGACTTCCTTTATAAAAGAGGCCCAAAGCTTGCCAAACCCCTGCGACCATGCATTCACCCAAGCCCTCCTGTGGAAGTGAAGCAACAAGAGCCTAACAATCACTCAGGAAGAGAATGTAAAGTGAAAAAGCAAGTATCCTTTGCTGATAACAAGGGATTTTCCCTCACCATGGTAAAGATCTTCTCAGAATTTGACGACCCGATTGATATCCCTGCCAACATTCAGGAACTAATTGATAAAGTGGTCAATCTGTCGGTGGAAGAGCATGAAAACTGGCGTTTGGAATTTGCTCAACCCTCTGCTGATTATTTGGCTTTCAGGCAGAGGCTGGAGACTGATTATGTCTGCTTAGAGAACTGTATGCTAAAAGATAAAGCTTTGGTGGGTACAGTGAAAGTGAAGAACCTGGCCTTTGAAAAATCTGTCAAAGTACGGATCACCTTTGACGCTTGGAAAAGCTTCACTGATGTAGAATGTCCATATGTTAAGGATACCTACACTGGTTCTGACAGAGACACATTTTCCTTTGAGATAAGCTTACCTGAAAAGATTCAACAGCCTGACAGAATTGAGTTTGCCATCTGTTACGAGTGTAAGGGGAAAAGCTTTTGGGACAGCAACCTTGGCCAAAACTATAAAATTGTTCGGTCCATGCTAAATATATCCTCTGAACATAAAGCCGGTGATGACCAGTCTAGTGGGTTTTCTGACCTGGGCATTCTGTTTGACCAGTATGGCAGCCCAAGGTGTTCATATGGCATATTCCCCGAATGGCCTAGTTATGCTGGGTATGAAAAGATAGGGCcctattattaa
- the ppp1r3b gene encoding protein phosphatase 1 regulatory subunit 3B isoform X2, giving the protein MNCTSVFGYFPHKSTMPVDLAMPLYLTSEDFLYKRGPKLAKPLRPCIHPSPPVEVKQQEPNNHSGRECKVKKQVSFADNKGFSLTMVKIFSEFDDPIDIPANIQELIDKVVNLSVEEHENWRLEFAQPSADYLAFRQRLETDYVCLENCMLKDKALVGTVKVKNLAFEKSVKVRITFDAWKSFTDVECPYVKDTYTGSDRDTFSFEISLPEKIQQPDRIEFAICYECKGKSFWDSNLGQNYKIVRSMLNISSEHKAGDDQSSGFSDLGILFDQYGSPRCSYGIFPEWPSYAGYEKIGPYY; this is encoded by the exons ATGAATTGCACCAG TGTGTTTGGTTATTTTCCTCATAAGTCGACCATGCCAGTTGACCTGGCCATGCCTTTGTACTTAACCAGTGAGGACTTCCTTTATAAAAGAGGCCCAAAGCTTGCCAAACCCCTGCGACCATGCATTCACCCAAGCCCTCCTGTGGAAGTGAAGCAACAAGAGCCTAACAATCACTCAGGAAGAGAATGTAAAGTGAAAAAGCAAGTATCCTTTGCTGATAACAAGGGATTTTCCCTCACCATGGTAAAGATCTTCTCAGAATTTGACGACCCGATTGATATCCCTGCCAACATTCAGGAACTAATTGATAAAGTGGTCAATCTGTCGGTGGAAGAGCATGAAAACTGGCGTTTGGAATTTGCTCAACCCTCTGCTGATTATTTGGCTTTCAGGCAGAGGCTGGAGACTGATTATGTCTGCTTAGAGAACTGTATGCTAAAAGATAAAGCTTTGGTGGGTACAGTGAAAGTGAAGAACCTGGCCTTTGAAAAATCTGTCAAAGTACGGATCACCTTTGACGCTTGGAAAAGCTTCACTGATGTAGAATGTCCATATGTTAAGGATACCTACACTGGTTCTGACAGAGACACATTTTCCTTTGAGATAAGCTTACCTGAAAAGATTCAACAGCCTGACAGAATTGAGTTTGCCATCTGTTACGAGTGTAAGGGGAAAAGCTTTTGGGACAGCAACCTTGGCCAAAACTATAAAATTGTTCGGTCCATGCTAAATATATCCTCTGAACATAAAGCCGGTGATGACCAGTCTAGTGGGTTTTCTGACCTGGGCATTCTGTTTGACCAGTATGGCAGCCCAAGGTGTTCATATGGCATATTCCCCGAATGGCCTAGTTATGCTGGGTATGAAAAGATAGGGCcctattattaa